In Kwoniella pini CBS 10737 chromosome 5, complete sequence, the following are encoded in one genomic region:
- a CDS encoding mitochondrial 37S ribosomal uS13m domain-containing protein, producing MHLLGHNLPDHKPLKIALLTFYGLSHTLSSRLLARLSIHSEALVSDLTEPQLTSLSAYLSSPSTTLKSQKDSLIKLSPPGGRILSLPNNHNNKFNFELNNNSNNANLNLKGKGKEDPLDELLLETEARRSMQSDIAHLRMVGTYRGKRHAAGYPVRGQRTQTNASTAKKHNRVERRGFTTSVIRPSFGITQIPSPPSRILRELSRIA from the exons ATGCATTTGTTAGGACATAATTTACCAGATCATAAACCTTTAAAG ATCGCTCTTTTAACATTTTATGGACTTTCACATAcattatcatcaagatTATTAGctagattatcaattcattcaGAAGCATTAGTTTCAGATTTAACAGAACCTCAATTAACTTCTTTATCTGCTTatttatcttcaccttcaacaactttaaaatctcaaaaagattctttaattaaattatcaccACCCGGTGGTAgaattttatctttacccaataatcataataataaatttaattttgaattaaataacaATAGTAATAATgcaaatttgaatttaaaaggaaaaggaaaagaagatccattagatgaattattactTGAAACTGAAGCTAGAAGAAGTATGCAATCTGATATTGCACATTTAAGAATGGTTGGAACATATAGAGGAAAAAG ACACGCAGCTGGATATCCTGTACGAGGTCAAAGAACTCAAACAAATGCTTCAACAGCTAAGAAACATAATAGAGtagaaagaagaggttTTACAAC ATCTGTTATTCGTCCTTCATTCGGTATTACACAAATCccttctccaccttcacGCATACTCAGAGAATTATCTCGAATAGCATAA
- a CDS encoding eukaryotic translation initiation factor 3 subunit L, with protein MADPTAFYEPAEDELLSSLAVPVQSYNPDSEADEYRRLQELEQHAYAQQQLMVAEQEQEQLQALEQVPEDVKRFLVLFHQAILENDLPTITNMYESGWNKLTQAHYSQNEWPEAELISPLVGNDQVFLTLYRELYFRHVYAKLQPTIDDRFQSYENICELFNYLLNSEGPVPLDLPIQWLWDMLDEFVYQFSSFASWRANPKNKNEEELEALAEAQHIWSCYSVLNVLYSLVQKSQINEQLKAEKEGKSPEEVAEIAGDYGSKPLYRNLGYFSLICLLRVHVLLGDPTLALQTMEHVDLSGGAFLTRITACHVTTYYHVGCAYMALGRWPDAIKTFISVLIFFIRMKQYHTRSYQYGSIAKQCERMYALLAICTTLSPGPSDESIMSIVKEHYADQLAILQRGGDEALETFKDLFLSASPKYLNVNPPPYEDPSALEAYLANPPIDATQRFLDLFISDVVAVKGVSNVRQLLKLYTSIDASKLVTFSQDEGDEEEVLQQLMVLKAASRTYAKGQAQDKLLDGERIVTNNLDFTIDGAMVHVEETTSHRRFAGFFIRNAEHSQRVFNTIKASPLPIQRKPATATTGAPQDKNEIKKTGAAWQPKRARVVTAAQ; from the exons ATGGCCGACCCAACCGCTTTTTACGAACcagcagaagatgaattattatcttctttagctgTACCTGTTCAATCGTACAACCCGGATTCAGAGGCAGATGAATATAGAAGATTGCAGGAATTGGAGCAACATGCTTACGCTCAGCAACAATTAATGGTCGCTGAGCAAGAACAAGAGCAATTACAGGCTTTGGAGCAGGTTCCTGAGGATGTAAAGAGG TTCCTTGTCCTTTTCCACCAAGCAATCCTCGAAAATGATCTTCCAACCATCACAAATATGTACGAAAGTGGATGGAACAAGCTTACTCAAGCTCATTACTCACAAAACGAATGGcctgaagctgaattgatTTCTCCATTAGTCGGAAATG ATCAAGTTTTCTTGACACTTTACCGAGAA CTTTACTTTCGACATGTTTATGCTAAACTTCAACCTACTATCGATGATCGATTCCAATCATACGAAAACATCTGTGAACTCTTCAATTATCTATTAA ACTCTGAAGGCCCTGTCCCTCTGGATCTCCCAATTCAATGGTTATGGGATATGTTAGATGAATTCGTTTACCAATTCTCATCTTTCGCATCATGGAGAGCAAATCCCAAGAACAAGAACGAAGAGGAATTAGAAGCTTTGGCAGAAGCTCAACATATCTGGTCATGTTACTCAGTCCTCAACGTCCTTTATTCCTTAGTACAAAAATCCCAAATCAATGAACAActcaaagctgaaaaagaaggtaaatcacCTGAAGAAGTAGCTGAGATCGCTGGGGATTACGGAAGTAAACCACTGTACAGGAATTTGGGTTATTTCTCATTAATCTGCTTGTTGAGAGTACATGTCCTTTTAGGTGATCCCACTT TGGCCCTTCAAACCATGGAACATGTCGACCTTTCAGGCGGTGCTTTCTTGACTCGAATCACAGCTTGTCACGTCACCACATACTACCACGTCGGATGTGCCTATATGGCTTTAGGCAGATGGCCAGATGCCATCAAGACTTTCATCTCTgtattgatcttcttcatcaggaTGAAACAATACCACACCAGGTCGTACCAATATGGATCG ATCGCTAAGCAATGTGAAAGGATGTACGCTCTCCTCGCAATCTGCACCACCCTTTCTCCTGGACCTTCAGACGAAAGTATAATGAGCATTGTCAAGGAGCACTATGCAGATCAATTAGCAATTTTACAACGAGGAGG TGATGAGGCCCTCGAGACCTTCAAAGACCTATTCCTTTCAGCCTCGCCAAAATACCTGAATGTCAATCCACCACCATATGAAGATCCTTCCGCTCTCGAAGCTTACCTTGCCAACCCACCGATAGATGCTACTCAACGATTCTTAGACTTGTTCATCTCTGACGTAGTGGCCGTTAAAGGCGTTTCGAATGTTCGTCAACTATTAAAATTATACACTTCCATTGACGCTTCGAAATTGGTGACCTTTTCTCAAGATGAAggggatgaagaagaagttttacAACAACTCATGGTACTTAAAGCAGCTTCCAGGACGTATGCCAAAGGACAAGCACAAGACAAATTATTGGATGGAGAAAGGATCGTTACAAATAACTTGGATTTCACAATCGACGGA GCAATGGTGCATGTGGAGGAGACTACTTCTCATAGGCGATTTGCAGGTTTCTTCATTAG AAACGCTGAACATTCTCAAAGAGTTTTCAACACAATAAAAGCATCTCCTCTACCTATTCAACGTAAACCAGCGACAGCAACAACAGGAGCACCGCAGGACAAAAACGAGATTAAGAAGACTGGTGCTGCATGGCAACCAAAGCGAGCGAGGGTAGTCACTGCTGCTCAATAG